One region of Glycine max cultivar Williams 82 chromosome 9, Glycine_max_v4.0, whole genome shotgun sequence genomic DNA includes:
- the LOC100819762 gene encoding mitogen-activated protein kinase kinase kinase YODA, translating to MPSWWGKSSSTKKKANKESFINAFHRKFKIPSEGKPNSRSGGSRRHSNDSISEKGAQSPPESRSPSPSKVGRCQSFVDRPHAQPLPLPGLHPSNISRADSEISIPSSRARHEKGSKPSLFLPLPKPVCIRGRLNPADLDGDLVTASVSSESSADSDEPVDSRNRSPLATDCETGTRTAAGSPSSLMVKDQSTTVSQINSREAKKPANILGNHTSSTSPKRRPLSNHVTNLQIPPHGAFCSAPDSSRSSPSRSPLRSFGTEQVLNSAFWAGKPYPEVNFGGSGHCSSPGSGHNSGHNSMGGDMSGQLFWQPSRGSPEYSPVPSPRMTSPGPSSRIQSGAVTPIHPRAGGTPNESQTGRVDDVKPQSHRLPLPPLAVTNTLPFSHSNSAATSPSMPRSPGRADNPISPGSRWKKGKLLGRGTFGHVYVGFNKESGEMCAMKEVTLFSDDAKSKESAKQLMQEITLLSRLRHPNIVQYYGSETVGDKLYIYLEYVAGGSIYKLLQEYGQFGELAIRSFTQQILSGLAYLHAKNTVHRDIKGANILVDTNGRVKLADFGMAKHITGQSCPLSFKGSPYWMAPEVIKNSNGCNLAVDIWSLGCTVLEMATTKPPWSQYEGVAAMFKIGNSKELPTIPDHLSCEGKDFVRKCLQRNPHNRPSASELLDHPFVKYAAPLERPILGPESPSDPAVSGITQGATTSGIGQGRNPSKLDSDRLSLHSSRFLKTNPHASEIHIPRNISCPVSPIGSPLLRPRSPQHMNGRMSPSPISSPRTASGASTPLNGGSGAIPFSNHLVYIQEGLGSLPKSSNGVYVSVPAAHHDLNIDIFRGMQQTSHITSELVPSESDVLGKQFARSPHNEPYDVQSVLADRVCRQLLGDNVKINPSLDLSPNSLLSRANGL from the exons atgcCTTCATGGTGGGGGAAATCATCGTCAACCAAGAAGAAAGCAAATAAGGAAAGTTTTATCAATGCATTTCACCGAAAATTTAAAATCCCATCCGAAGGTAAACCAAACAGTAGATCCGGAGGATCTCGTAGACATAGCAATGACTCAATTTCGGAGAAAGGGGCTCAGTCTCCTCCTGAATCAAGATCTCCTTCGCCTTCCAAAGTGGGAAGGTGTCAAAGCTTTGTTGATAGGCCTCATGCCCAGCCACTACCACTTCCTGGCCTGCACCCATCAAATATAAGCCGAGCAGATTCTGAAATTAGTATACCATCATCTAGAGCAAGACATGAAAAGGGCTCCAAACCATCATTGTTTCTTCCACTACCAAAACCGGTGTGCATCCGTGGTAGGTTGAACCCTGCTGATTTGGATGGAGATTTGGTCACTGCTTCAGTCTCTAGTGAGAGCTCTGCTGATAGTGATGAACCAGTGGACTCTCGCAATCGTAGTCCTTTGGCAACTGACTGTGAAACTGGGACTAGAACTGCTGCAGGCAGTCCCTCCAG CTTGATGGTCAAGGATCAATCAACTACTGTTTCCCAAATAAACTCAAGGGAAGCTAAAAAACCGGCAAACATTCTTGGTAATCATACGTCTTCTACTTCACCAAAACGTAGGCCCTTAAGCAACCATGTTACGAATCTGCAGATTCCTCCTCATGGTGCCTTCTGCAGTGCACCTGAcagttcaagatcaagtccatCAAGAAGTCCATTGAGATCATTTGGCACAGAACAGGTGTTGAACTCTGCTTTTTGGGCCGGAAAGCCATATCCAGAGGTCAATTTTGGTGGATCTGGCCACTGCTCAAGTCCTGGTTCTGGTCACAATTCTGGGCATAATTCAATGGGAGGGGACATGTCAGGGCAGTTATTTTGGCAACCTAGCAGGGGTAGCCCAGAGTATTCCCCCGTACCTAGTCCCAGAATGACTAGCCCAGGTCCAAGCTCTAGAATTCAGAGTGGAGCTGTTACACCTATTCATCCAAGAGCTGGGGGAACACCCAATGAATCACAAACAGGAAGGGTTGATGATGTAAAACCACAGAGTCATCGTTTACCCCTTCCTCCCTTAGCAGTTACCAATACTTTGCCTTTCTCTCATTCAAATTCTGCAGCAACTTCTCCATCTATGCCAAGAAGTCCTGGAAGAGCAGATAATCCAATTAGCCCTGGATCACGTTGGAAAAAAGGAAAGCTGCTTGGCAGAGGCACATTTGGACATGTCTATGTTGGCTTTAATAA GGAAAGTGGTGAAATGTGTGCTATGAAAGAGGTAACTCTGTTTTCAGATGATGCCAAATCTAAAGAAAGTGCTAAGCAATTAATGCAG GAAATTACCTTGTTGAGCCGGTTACGACATCCAAATATAGTGCAGTATTATGGTTCCGAAACA GTAGGCGACAAGCTTTACATATATCTGGAGTATGTTGCTGGAGGCTCCATATATAAACTTCTTCAAGAATATGGACAATTTGGTGAACTAGCTATTCGTAGTTTTACTCAACAAATTTTGTCAGGACTTGCTTATTTACATGCTAAAAATACTGTCCACAG GGACATCAAAGGAGCAAATATACTGGTAGATACTAATGGCCGGGTTAAGTTGGCAGACTTTGGCATGGCAAAGCAT ATAACAGGGCAATCATGTCCATTATCATTCAAGGGAAGCCCCTATTGGATGGCTCCTGAG GTTATAAAAAACTCTAATGGTTGCAACCTAGCTGTTGATATATGGAGCCTTGGATGCACAGTTTTGGAAATGGCTACAACTAAACCTCCTTGGAGTCAGTATGAAGGG GTTGCTGCCATGTTCAAGATTGGTAATAGCAAGGAACTCCCAACAATCCCAGATCATCTCTCTTGTGAAGGAAAGGATTTTGTTAGGAAATGCCTACAACGTAATCCACACAATCGCCCTTCAGCCAGTGAATTATTGGACCACCCTTTTGTAAAATATGCTGCACCTTTAGAAAGACCTATTCTGGGTCCTGAGTCTCCTTCAGACCCAGCAGTATCAGGGATCACACAAGGAGCTACAACTTCG GGCATTGGACAAGGAAGGAATCCATCTAAGTTGGATTCAGATCGACtttctcttcattcttctaGGTTTTTGAAAACTAATCCTCATGCAAG TGAAATCCATATTCCAAGGAATATATCTTGCCCTGTCTCACCCATTGGAAGCCCACTTTTGAGGCCAAGATCGCCACAACACATGAATGGGCGAATGTCTCCCTCCCCTATATCTAGCCCTCGGACTGCTTCTGGTGCATCCACACCTCTCAATGGTGGTAGTGGTGCCATTCCATTTAGTAATCACTTAGTTTACATTCAAGAGGGTCTTGGAAGCTTGCCAAAGTCTTCAAATGGTGTCTACGTTAGTGTCCCTGCTGCTCATCATGACTTGAATATTGACATTTTTCGAGGAATGCAACAGACATCTCACATTACATCAGAACTGGTTCCAAGTGAAAGTGATGTTTTGGGGAAGCAGTTTGCACGGTCTCCTCATAATGAGCCGTATGATGTTCAATCAGTCTTGGCTGACCGTGTTTGCCGGCAGCTGCTGGGGGATAATGTGAAAATTAACCCATCCCTTGATCTAAGTCCCAACTCTTTGCTCAGCCGGGCTAATGGTTTATGA